A genomic stretch from Anaerolinea thermophila UNI-1 includes:
- a CDS encoding sulfurtransferase, translated as MTTEQYAHPEVLVETEWLAQHLHDPNLRIVESDEDPLLYDTGHIPGAVKVDWFTTLQDPVRRDFINQQQFEALCSSLGIANDTTVIFYGDKNNWFACYAFWLFEYYGHEHLRILNGGRQKWLQEARPITREVPVYPPTDYRAKPPKRDIRAFREDVFRHIETGGALVDVRSPQEYTGELLHMPNYPQEGAMRGGHIQGAVNIPWAMAINPEDGTFKLPQALRDLYQGKGITPDREVIAYCRIGERSSHTWFVLKYLLGYPQVRNYDGSWTEWGNLVGAPIEKGAGPS; from the coding sequence ATGACAACCGAACAATACGCACATCCGGAAGTGCTGGTCGAGACCGAGTGGTTAGCCCAGCATCTCCACGACCCCAACCTGCGAATCGTCGAGTCTGACGAAGACCCCTTACTGTACGACACCGGCCATATCCCCGGCGCAGTCAAGGTGGACTGGTTCACTACCCTGCAAGACCCGGTGCGCCGCGATTTTATCAACCAACAGCAGTTCGAAGCCCTGTGCAGCAGCCTGGGGATTGCCAACGATACCACGGTCATCTTCTACGGCGACAAGAACAACTGGTTTGCCTGTTACGCCTTCTGGCTGTTCGAGTATTACGGGCATGAACACCTGCGCATCCTCAACGGCGGACGGCAAAAGTGGCTTCAGGAAGCCCGTCCCATCACCCGCGAGGTGCCGGTATATCCCCCCACCGACTATCGTGCCAAACCCCCCAAGCGTGACATTCGCGCTTTCCGCGAGGACGTCTTCCGACACATTGAGACCGGCGGCGCACTGGTGGACGTGCGTTCGCCACAGGAATACACCGGCGAACTGCTCCACATGCCCAATTATCCGCAGGAAGGCGCCATGCGCGGCGGACACATTCAGGGCGCAGTGAACATCCCCTGGGCAATGGCCATTAACCCCGAAGACGGTACGTTCAAACTGCCCCAAGCCCTGCGCGATCTGTACCAGGGCAAAGGTATCACCCCCGACCGTGAGGTAATTGCCTACTGCCGCATCGGCGAGCGCAGTTCGCACACCTGGTTTGTTCTCAAGTACCTGCTGGGATACCCGCAGGTGCGCAATTACGACGGTTCATGGACGGAATGGGGCAATCTGGTAGGCGCACCGATTGAGAAAGGGGCAGGACCGTCGTGA
- a CDS encoding SufE family protein, whose product MLPQRLAEIVEDFRLCQGREKLELLLQYAESLPTLPDHLKEHLNEMEAVPECMTPVSVMAEWQENGAIFHFAVPAESPTVRGYAAIIAEGLRGATPEEILNLPSDFYIAMGLQDVVTSQRLNGMAAIVAHVKRLALVRLEQMNKPS is encoded by the coding sequence ATGCTCCCGCAACGCCTTGCCGAAATTGTTGAAGATTTCCGCCTTTGTCAGGGGCGGGAGAAACTGGAACTGCTCTTGCAGTACGCCGAGAGCCTGCCCACTTTGCCCGACCACCTGAAGGAGCATCTCAACGAGATGGAAGCAGTACCCGAGTGCATGACGCCGGTTTCGGTAATGGCGGAATGGCAGGAGAATGGAGCAATTTTCCATTTCGCCGTGCCGGCCGAATCGCCCACCGTGCGCGGCTATGCCGCGATCATCGCCGAAGGACTGCGTGGGGCTACACCGGAGGAGATTTTGAATCTGCCTTCGGACTTTTACATAGCCATGGGGTTGCAAGACGTGGTCACTTCCCAGCGTCTAAACGGCATGGCAGCCATTGTGGCACATGTCAAACGACTGGCGCTGGTACGCCTGGAACAGATGAACAAACCATCCTGA
- a CDS encoding ABC transporter ATP-binding protein: protein MTPVLQLKGITKRFPGVLANDHIDLTLNEGEILALLGENGAGKSTLMNILYGLYQPDEGEIYVRGQKITVHSPLDAIRAGIGMVHQHFMLIPVFTVTENVMLGAETVRMGDFLDREKTAQRIREISERYHLEVDPYAYVRDLPVGVQQRVEIIKLLFREANILIFDEPTAVLTPQEADELFVIMRELVKQGKSIIFITHKLREVLEISDRIMVIRRGKVVGETTPAEADKAKLAEMMVGRAVRLEVEKEIAKAGDVVLEVKDLVVADAQKQITVDGVSFDVRAGEILGIAGVQGNGQTELVEAVTGLRHPISGTIRLLGEDVTFANPRKITELGSAHVPEDRQRDGLVLTFPVADNIALCTYYKPPFARGIRMQEKEILRTAEQLIKDFDIRTPGPLVNAGNLSGGNQQKVIVAREFSRPIRLLVASQPTRGLDVGSIEYIHKRIVEKRDEGCAVLLVSSELDEIMELSDRIAVMYRGKIVAIVPAEQATKNYIGLLMAGVSPEQAGAPQVGERVVESTL from the coding sequence ATGACACCAGTTCTGCAGTTAAAGGGAATCACCAAGCGGTTCCCGGGCGTACTGGCGAATGATCACATCGACTTAACCCTCAACGAAGGCGAAATTCTGGCTTTACTCGGGGAAAACGGAGCCGGAAAATCCACATTGATGAACATCCTGTATGGCTTGTATCAGCCGGATGAGGGTGAAATCTATGTGCGAGGCCAGAAAATTACCGTGCATTCTCCATTGGATGCGATTCGAGCCGGGATTGGTATGGTGCACCAGCACTTTATGCTAATCCCGGTTTTTACTGTCACGGAGAACGTCATGCTGGGCGCAGAGACGGTGCGCATGGGCGATTTCCTTGACCGCGAGAAAACCGCTCAGCGCATCCGCGAGATTTCCGAGCGCTATCACCTGGAAGTGGACCCTTACGCCTACGTGCGCGATCTGCCGGTAGGCGTGCAACAGCGCGTGGAAATCATCAAACTGCTCTTCCGCGAAGCCAACATCCTCATCTTTGACGAGCCAACCGCCGTGCTGACCCCACAGGAAGCCGATGAACTCTTCGTCATCATGCGCGAACTGGTCAAGCAGGGCAAATCCATCATCTTCATCACCCACAAATTGCGCGAAGTGCTGGAGATTTCCGACCGGATCATGGTCATTCGCCGTGGCAAAGTGGTGGGTGAAACCACCCCTGCCGAAGCCGATAAAGCCAAACTGGCAGAGATGATGGTGGGGCGCGCCGTGCGTCTGGAAGTAGAAAAAGAGATTGCCAAAGCCGGAGATGTGGTGCTGGAGGTCAAAGACCTGGTGGTTGCCGATGCGCAGAAGCAAATCACCGTGGATGGCGTCAGTTTTGACGTGCGTGCAGGCGAGATTCTGGGTATCGCCGGCGTACAGGGCAACGGTCAGACCGAACTGGTAGAAGCCGTCACCGGATTACGCCATCCCATTTCCGGCACCATCCGTCTGCTGGGCGAGGACGTAACCTTTGCCAACCCACGTAAAATCACCGAGTTGGGGAGCGCGCATGTGCCTGAAGACCGCCAGCGCGATGGGCTGGTATTGACCTTCCCGGTGGCAGATAACATTGCACTATGCACCTACTACAAACCACCCTTTGCCCGGGGAATCCGCATGCAGGAAAAGGAAATCCTCAGGACCGCCGAGCAACTCATCAAAGACTTCGATATCCGCACGCCGGGACCACTGGTGAATGCCGGCAACCTTTCGGGTGGTAATCAGCAAAAGGTGATTGTGGCTCGCGAATTTTCGCGTCCCATCCGCCTGCTGGTAGCCTCTCAGCCCACCCGCGGTCTGGATGTAGGCTCGATTGAATACATCCATAAGCGTATTGTGGAAAAACGCGACGAAGGTTGTGCAGTCCTGCTGGTTTCGTCCGAATTGGATGAAATCATGGAACTGTCAGACCGCATTGCGGTGATGTACCGCGGCAAAATCGTGGCGATTGTGCCCGCCGAACAAGCCACCAAGAATTACATTGGCTTGCTGATGGCAGGCGTCAGTCCGGAACAGGCAGGCGCCCCGCAGGTTGGGGAGCGCGTCGTCGAATCAACCTTGTGA
- a CDS encoding ABC transporter permease, with translation MSENKPKQDAGKVFLEEVTGQSEEAQRLKGWRKTGRTLVVPLLAIFTGLVFGAIFIVVTSEDVYAAFRVSFGTGMAAVWKTIIQSYQALFTGALGDPARIVAAFQSGNPLEIRRAVNPILESLVNATPYIFAGLAVALGFRSGLFNIGVEGQLFMGAAAATAVGIFVKGLPQIIHAPLAFLAGALGGALWGFIPGWLKAKTGAHEVINTIMMNWIAFRLTEWLLSGPLTRPGSGGLPISPIIEKSAEIPQFFPPPIRFHLGFFIALAFAYAVHWLLFKTTWGFDLRTVGANPNAAKYAGMNITKNIVLAMTLSGALAGMAGANQILAVNRSMALGLSPGYGFDSIALALLGNSTPMGVVLASLLFGALRNGATRMELLYIPNDIISIIQALILAFVAAPAIIRTIYRIRVPKEAEEAVFTGSWGGGSK, from the coding sequence GTGAGCGAAAACAAGCCGAAACAAGATGCAGGAAAAGTCTTTTTAGAGGAAGTCACCGGGCAGTCCGAAGAAGCTCAGCGGCTGAAAGGCTGGCGCAAAACCGGGCGCACCCTGGTGGTTCCTCTGCTGGCAATTTTCACCGGTCTGGTCTTCGGTGCCATCTTTATTGTGGTGACCAGTGAAGACGTGTACGCCGCCTTCCGCGTGTCCTTTGGAACGGGCATGGCGGCAGTTTGGAAGACCATCATTCAGTCGTATCAGGCGCTGTTCACCGGCGCACTGGGCGATCCGGCACGAATTGTGGCGGCATTTCAATCGGGCAACCCGCTGGAGATTCGCCGCGCGGTGAATCCCATTCTGGAAAGCCTGGTGAATGCCACGCCCTACATCTTCGCCGGGCTGGCGGTGGCGCTGGGCTTCCGCTCGGGGTTGTTCAACATCGGTGTGGAAGGGCAGTTGTTCATGGGCGCCGCCGCGGCAACCGCTGTGGGCATTTTCGTCAAGGGCTTGCCGCAGATCATCCATGCGCCGCTGGCATTCCTTGCCGGTGCGCTGGGTGGGGCGCTATGGGGCTTCATCCCCGGCTGGCTGAAAGCCAAAACCGGCGCGCATGAGGTCATCAACACCATCATGATGAACTGGATTGCCTTCCGCCTGACCGAGTGGCTGTTGTCGGGCCCGCTCACCCGTCCGGGTTCGGGCGGTTTGCCCATCAGCCCCATCATCGAAAAGTCGGCGGAAATTCCGCAGTTCTTCCCACCGCCCATCCGCTTCCATCTGGGCTTCTTCATCGCGCTGGCATTTGCCTACGCGGTGCACTGGTTGCTGTTCAAAACCACCTGGGGCTTTGACCTGCGAACGGTGGGCGCCAACCCCAATGCGGCAAAGTACGCCGGCATGAACATCACCAAGAACATTGTGCTGGCGATGACCCTCTCCGGCGCGCTGGCGGGCATGGCGGGCGCCAACCAGATTCTGGCGGTCAACCGCAGTATGGCGCTGGGACTTTCGCCGGGCTACGGTTTCGACAGCATCGCCCTGGCGCTGCTGGGCAACAGCACGCCGATGGGTGTGGTGCTGGCTTCCCTGCTGTTTGGCGCTCTGCGCAACGGCGCTACCCGCATGGAACTGCTGTATATCCCCAACGACATTATTTCCATCATTCAGGCGCTGATCCTGGCATTTGTCGCCGCGCCTGCCATCATCCGCACCATTTACCGCATTCGTGTTCCCAAAGAAGCGGAAGAAGCCGTCTTTACCGGCAGTTGGGGAGGAGGGAGCAAGTAA
- a CDS encoding ABC transporter permease: MATSTIVIHRKVEIISPTRQRVTGIVEVLLGVLIFLFSRRAEPGMVARFVMTPGGLDRGAAPDWIVPAYATLLVLAILAVGLGLVQIFRGFGRWMNLVLSVVVALFVFAFLTWATAGKSLNLVGMLSAAVLLGVPIILGAFSGVLSERAGVVNIAIEGMMLMAAMVGALVGSVTKNMWIGLLAAVLSSMLLALIHGVLSIHYKINQIISGTVINIFSTGLTSFLSAKFLQTYQQLNNPPIFPRIPIPLLADIPVIGPLFFNTNLFVYIMLIALIVIQVALFSTRWGLRLRAVGEHPKAADTLGINVFATRYMAVLLSGLMAGIGGAFFTLGSVGRFDEMMTAGKGFIGLAAMIFGNWTPLGAFGAGLLFGFADSIATKLTILGTGIPTQFMAMSPYIVTMIVLAGVVGRGQMPAADGTPYEKE, from the coding sequence ATGGCTACTTCTACCATTGTTATTCACCGCAAAGTTGAGATCATTTCCCCCACCCGCCAACGGGTAACCGGCATTGTCGAGGTGTTGCTGGGGGTGTTGATTTTCCTTTTCTCGCGGCGCGCCGAGCCGGGCATGGTGGCGCGCTTCGTGATGACCCCCGGCGGGCTGGATCGCGGCGCAGCGCCGGATTGGATTGTACCTGCTTATGCTACCCTGCTGGTGCTGGCAATTCTTGCCGTAGGGTTGGGCTTGGTGCAAATCTTCCGCGGCTTTGGACGCTGGATGAATCTCGTACTGAGTGTGGTGGTTGCCCTGTTCGTCTTTGCCTTCCTCACCTGGGCAACCGCGGGCAAGTCCCTCAACCTGGTGGGAATGCTCAGTGCGGCAGTCCTGCTGGGCGTGCCCATCATCCTCGGTGCCTTCTCCGGTGTGCTCTCCGAGCGCGCGGGTGTGGTCAACATTGCCATTGAGGGCATGATGCTCATGGCAGCCATGGTGGGCGCACTGGTGGGAAGCGTCACCAAAAACATGTGGATTGGCTTGCTGGCGGCAGTGCTTTCCAGTATGTTGCTTGCGCTGATTCACGGGGTACTGTCCATCCACTACAAGATTAACCAGATTATTTCCGGTACGGTGATTAACATCTTCTCCACCGGGTTGACTTCATTCCTTTCGGCAAAGTTCCTGCAAACCTATCAGCAGTTGAACAACCCGCCCATCTTCCCGCGCATTCCCATCCCCCTGCTGGCGGATATTCCCGTCATCGGACCGCTTTTCTTCAACACCAACCTGTTTGTGTACATCATGCTCATCGCGCTGATTGTCATTCAGGTAGCGCTGTTCTCCACCCGCTGGGGCTTGCGCTTGCGCGCGGTGGGCGAACACCCTAAAGCCGCTGATACACTGGGCATTAACGTCTTTGCCACGCGCTACATGGCAGTCCTGCTCAGCGGCTTGATGGCGGGCATCGGTGGGGCGTTCTTCACCCTGGGTTCGGTAGGGCGCTTTGATGAAATGATGACCGCCGGTAAGGGCTTCATCGGTCTGGCAGCCATGATCTTCGGCAACTGGACGCCGCTGGGCGCGTTCGGCGCGGGGTTGCTCTTTGGCTTCGCCGATTCGATTGCTACCAAACTGACCATCCTCGGCACGGGCATCCCCACACAGTTCATGGCGATGTCGCCCTACATCGTCACCATGATCGTGCTGGCGGGCGTGGTGGGACGCGGTCAAATGCCTGCCGCCGACGGTACGCCGTACGAGAAAGAGTAA
- a CDS encoding YbeD family protein: MMSLDREVFDFPTVIPLKVIGRNEQDFEAFVVSLFQKHLDEGDIQKVESRLSREDRYLSVTVSFTASSRVQLNAIYAELQSHQRVLMVI, from the coding sequence ATGATGAGTCTGGATCGTGAAGTTTTTGATTTTCCTACCGTCATCCCGCTCAAGGTGATTGGACGCAACGAGCAGGATTTTGAAGCCTTTGTCGTTTCGCTGTTTCAGAAGCACCTCGATGAGGGGGATATCCAGAAGGTAGAATCGCGCCTCAGCCGCGAAGACCGCTACCTCTCGGTGACCGTGTCTTTCACCGCCTCATCGCGGGTGCAGTTGAACGCCATCTACGCCGAACTGCAGAGTCATCAACGGGTTTTGATGGTGATTTAA
- a CDS encoding DMT family transporter, with translation MWRSNALLLVVTAIWGMGFVAQRLGMEHVGVFTYNALRFGMGVLALFLFLPLVRRFEPLRAKASPRTLLKASLLAGGLMFIASTLQTEGLAYTTAGKAGFITGLYVVLVPLLGLVWGQRTHAATWVGAVLAVAGLYLLSVNEALQVSRGDWLVLASAFFWAAHIQALGFLTQKADPVYIAIGQFVVVTLLSLPGMLGWERPALAEISSAGGAILYGGLMVVAVSFTLQVIAQRDAHPAHAAVIMVMESVFAVLAGWLVLGESLSLRGFFGCTLMTAGMLLSALAPHLHARMGLSALQVKAGEKQ, from the coding sequence ATGTGGCGTTCCAACGCACTCTTGCTGGTGGTCACTGCCATCTGGGGCATGGGGTTTGTCGCCCAGCGCTTGGGCATGGAGCATGTGGGGGTGTTTACCTACAATGCGCTGCGCTTTGGCATGGGGGTGCTGGCGTTGTTCCTTTTCCTGCCTCTGGTACGCCGTTTTGAACCGCTCCGCGCAAAGGCGAGTCCGCGCACCCTGCTGAAAGCCTCGCTGCTGGCAGGGGGACTGATGTTCATTGCCTCGACCCTGCAAACCGAAGGACTGGCATACACCACAGCAGGCAAGGCGGGCTTCATCACTGGTCTGTATGTGGTGCTGGTGCCTTTGCTGGGGCTGGTGTGGGGACAGCGCACCCACGCGGCGACTTGGGTGGGCGCGGTGCTGGCAGTGGCCGGGCTGTACCTGCTCAGTGTCAACGAAGCCCTGCAGGTCTCCCGCGGCGACTGGCTGGTGCTGGCAAGCGCGTTTTTCTGGGCGGCACACATTCAGGCGCTGGGATTTCTCACCCAAAAAGCCGATCCGGTGTACATCGCTATCGGGCAGTTTGTGGTGGTTACCCTGCTCAGCCTGCCGGGCATGCTGGGCTGGGAGCGCCCGGCGCTGGCAGAGATTTCTTCTGCCGGTGGGGCAATCCTCTACGGCGGGCTGATGGTGGTGGCGGTATCCTTCACCCTGCAGGTGATTGCTCAGCGCGATGCACACCCCGCTCACGCCGCGGTGATCATGGTGATGGAATCGGTCTTCGCCGTGCTGGCAGGCTGGCTGGTGCTGGGGGAAAGCCTTTCTCTGCGAGGATTCTTCGGATGTACGCTGATGACGGCTGGCATGCTTCTTTCGGCGCTGGCACCGCATCTGCATGCCAGGATGGGTCTATCCGCCCTGCAGGTGAAGGCAGGCGAAAAGCAGTAA
- a CDS encoding alpha/beta hydrolase, giving the protein MNQPNLHNPHLNGEPFFWQAGPIGILMIHGFTATPVEVRMVAERLHPHGYTVAAPLLPGHGTHPDDLNRVRWQDWVAKAEESYQQLKQTCQKVYLLGESMGALVALYLAAEHREAEGVIASAPAIRLLISPLQKAALPLLSLFKASMPKGGLDASSNWQGYPVNPLKGVQQLFRFQKEVERRLPEIVQPILVLMGRYDTTVHPEAGKFILERVSSPYKSLVWFENSSHVILIDQEVDAAAERIERFIKETSNDGMPALLS; this is encoded by the coding sequence ATGAATCAACCCAATTTGCACAACCCCCACCTCAATGGCGAGCCGTTCTTCTGGCAAGCCGGTCCCATTGGCATTCTGATGATTCACGGTTTCACCGCCACGCCGGTGGAAGTGCGCATGGTCGCCGAGCGCCTGCACCCGCATGGCTACACGGTTGCCGCGCCGCTTTTACCTGGTCACGGCACACACCCCGATGACCTGAATCGAGTCCGCTGGCAGGATTGGGTTGCTAAAGCCGAAGAATCCTACCAGCAGTTGAAGCAAACCTGCCAGAAAGTCTATTTGCTGGGTGAATCCATGGGCGCATTGGTGGCGTTGTATCTGGCGGCAGAGCACCGTGAAGCCGAAGGGGTCATTGCTTCAGCCCCTGCCATCCGCCTGCTTATTTCGCCATTGCAGAAAGCCGCTCTGCCGTTGCTCAGCCTTTTCAAGGCTTCCATGCCCAAAGGTGGGCTGGATGCTTCCTCGAACTGGCAGGGCTATCCGGTCAACCCGTTGAAAGGGGTACAGCAGTTATTCCGCTTCCAGAAAGAAGTGGAGCGCCGTTTGCCCGAAATCGTCCAGCCTATTCTGGTGCTGATGGGACGGTACGATACCACCGTCCACCCCGAGGCGGGAAAGTTCATCCTGGAGCGGGTTTCATCACCCTATAAATCGCTGGTGTGGTTTGAGAACTCCAGCCACGTGATTTTGATTGATCAGGAAGTAGATGCCGCCGCTGAGCGTATTGAGCGATTTATTAAGGAAACCTCGAATGACGGCATGCCTGCCCTGCTGAGTTAG
- a CDS encoding zinc-dependent alcohol dehydrogenase family protein, whose protein sequence is MKAVRIVQPHQVEIVDLPIPTPGEKEILIRVEASGICGTDLHILRGEYMGNYPVIPGHEFSGTVVETGAGVTRFRVGDRVAVEPNLSCDACEECLNNRQNFCRNWQAVGVTLPGGMAEYVVVPEKAAFAVGDLPAEQAAFMEPLSCVLHGMENLSPRMGDRLLIIGAGPIGIQLMRVARLQGAAHITMVERNPARLMFAAEAGADRALSSLDDLSPDSFDAVIDATGVPAVLARTLDYVRSGGKVLWFGVPRSDATMALEPFKIFRKGLTVMGSFTSKRNSYQAVALLQSGALRVDDLISHRLPLADFLRGCELLEQGAEGVKKVMILPQA, encoded by the coding sequence ATGAAAGCCGTTCGCATTGTACAGCCCCATCAGGTAGAAATTGTCGACCTTCCCATCCCCACCCCCGGCGAGAAAGAGATTCTCATCCGTGTGGAAGCCTCAGGCATTTGCGGCACCGACCTGCACATCCTGCGCGGAGAATACATGGGCAACTATCCCGTCATCCCCGGGCATGAGTTTTCCGGCACGGTGGTCGAGACAGGTGCAGGTGTCACCCGCTTTCGTGTCGGCGATCGGGTAGCAGTGGAGCCAAACCTTTCCTGCGATGCCTGCGAGGAATGCCTGAACAACCGTCAGAACTTCTGCCGCAACTGGCAGGCAGTGGGCGTCACCCTGCCGGGCGGCATGGCAGAGTACGTAGTCGTCCCCGAAAAAGCCGCTTTTGCCGTGGGTGACCTGCCTGCCGAGCAAGCCGCTTTCATGGAGCCGCTGTCCTGCGTCCTGCACGGCATGGAGAACCTCTCGCCGCGCATGGGTGACCGCCTGCTCATCATTGGTGCGGGACCCATCGGTATCCAACTGATGCGCGTCGCCCGTCTGCAGGGTGCGGCGCATATTACCATGGTGGAACGCAACCCCGCCCGCCTGATGTTTGCCGCCGAAGCCGGCGCCGACCGGGCATTGAGCAGTCTGGACGATCTTTCCCCCGATTCTTTCGATGCTGTGATTGATGCCACCGGCGTTCCGGCAGTGCTTGCCCGCACGCTGGATTACGTCCGCTCGGGCGGGAAGGTGTTGTGGTTTGGCGTGCCCCGCTCGGATGCCACCATGGCCCTTGAGCCATTCAAAATCTTCCGCAAGGGCTTGACGGTGATGGGGTCGTTCACCTCAAAGCGCAATTCGTATCAGGCGGTGGCGTTACTGCAAAGCGGCGCCCTGCGTGTGGATGACCTCATCTCCCATCGCCTGCCGCTGGCGGACTTTTTGCGCGGTTGCGAACTGCTGGAGCAAGGCGCCGAAGGCGTCAAGAAGGTGATGATTCTGCCTCAAGCCTGA
- a CDS encoding protealysin inhibitor emfourin, which translates to MKHFHRVLWLMLIGLLGMASCAPLSVPEGQPSATVSSLEAKSLPQWQVRLSQSGGFAGVSRRVELDSNGALKVSDENSGVEITTNLPPEALKEIAALVLEAQAGEQKPVPPGSACRDCFNYVLTIERDGERIQVRADDMTLNQVPLEPLISRLLELQKEALSGK; encoded by the coding sequence ATGAAACATTTTCACCGGGTCTTATGGCTCATGCTGATTGGGCTGTTGGGGATGGCATCCTGCGCACCGCTCTCTGTCCCAGAGGGGCAACCCTCTGCCACTGTTTCATCGCTGGAAGCCAAATCCCTGCCGCAGTGGCAGGTGCGCCTGAGCCAGTCGGGCGGGTTTGCCGGGGTTTCCCGCCGTGTGGAACTGGACAGCAACGGCGCGTTGAAGGTAAGCGATGAAAACTCAGGGGTGGAAATTACCACAAACCTGCCGCCGGAAGCCCTGAAAGAGATCGCCGCACTGGTGCTGGAAGCGCAGGCAGGGGAACAAAAACCTGTCCCGCCCGGCTCTGCCTGCCGGGATTGCTTCAATTACGTCCTGACCATCGAACGCGATGGGGAACGCATTCAGGTGCGCGCGGATGATATGACGCTGAATCAGGTGCCGCTTGAACCTTTAATCTCCCGATTGCTGGAACTCCAGAAAGAAGCCCTTTCTGGGAAGTAA